One Gemmatimonadota bacterium genomic region harbors:
- a CDS encoding DASS family sodium-coupled anion symporter, with translation MLRDCGWPAAGGEQVTPPRELPPGTPERRGGRPAFKWPEERRRSTPTASTGAIQGSPWETWGQRIGVTVGVVAAGAILLAPGGEGLAPEARKAFAVFVLCTGLWVTNAMPYGVTALLAVASLGLSGALKPSEAYAAFGSSAIFFLIGIFLIGGALTETGLSKRLALLLLRRFEGSPFRFAMGLMLTGAFATMWMPNQATTAMLFPIAMEVATALRLRPRESQYGKLIFFSMAWGAMVGGNLTFLGSSRAALALGMLQRTSGEGISFMQWVLAAFPIVVLGLLTTPIILRLMLKPEAVEFESGRRVLERAVGELGPMRRPQYLSLAIILLTILAWVTVGGRRVDLAVIALLGAVSLFATKVLTWERAERHVYWNIVLMYGGAIALGVALERTGATRWLLDAAFGSTLQHLSPYVAILGAGILALLLSEVMSNAAALAVVLPLAFTVGADAGASPVAMVLATSFGAGLDFIFPMSTAPNTIIFASGYLRTSDFLRLGSAMTVASVAILALVIRFWWPMIGLLAP, from the coding sequence GTGCTTCGCGATTGCGGGTGGCCCGCGGCGGGCGGCGAACAAGTGACCCCCCCAAGGGAGTTGCCGCCGGGAACCCCCGAGCGACGGGGAGGGCGTCCGGCGTTCAAGTGGCCGGAAGAGCGCCGAAGGAGCACCCCAACGGCGTCTACGGGCGCCATCCAGGGCAGCCCCTGGGAAACGTGGGGCCAGCGCATCGGAGTCACGGTCGGCGTCGTCGCGGCGGGTGCCATTCTCCTCGCCCCGGGCGGCGAGGGGCTCGCCCCCGAGGCGCGGAAGGCGTTCGCCGTGTTCGTGTTGTGTACGGGCCTCTGGGTGACCAATGCCATGCCGTACGGCGTCACGGCACTCCTGGCGGTTGCCTCGTTAGGCCTGTCTGGCGCGCTCAAGCCGTCCGAGGCGTATGCCGCCTTCGGCAGTTCCGCGATCTTCTTCCTCATCGGGATCTTCCTGATCGGCGGCGCGCTCACGGAGACCGGGCTTTCGAAACGCCTGGCCCTGTTGCTTTTGCGGCGGTTCGAGGGGTCCCCGTTCCGGTTTGCCATGGGGCTGATGCTCACCGGCGCCTTCGCCACGATGTGGATGCCCAATCAGGCGACCACCGCCATGCTTTTCCCCATCGCGATGGAGGTCGCTACGGCACTGCGCCTTCGCCCGCGCGAGAGCCAATACGGCAAGCTCATCTTTTTCTCGATGGCGTGGGGCGCGATGGTCGGCGGAAACCTCACGTTCCTGGGAAGCTCCAGGGCTGCGCTCGCCCTCGGGATGCTGCAGCGTACCTCGGGTGAAGGGATTTCGTTCATGCAGTGGGTGCTGGCGGCGTTTCCCATCGTCGTGCTCGGGCTGCTGACGACGCCCATCATCCTGCGACTGATGCTCAAGCCGGAGGCCGTGGAGTTCGAGTCCGGGCGGCGAGTCCTGGAACGCGCCGTGGGAGAACTTGGCCCGATGCGCCGACCCCAGTACCTCTCGCTCGCGATCATCCTGCTGACGATCCTGGCTTGGGTGACCGTGGGTGGCCGCCGGGTTGACCTTGCCGTGATCGCATTGCTCGGCGCGGTGTCCCTCTTTGCCACGAAGGTGTTGACCTGGGAGCGGGCGGAGCGCCACGTCTACTGGAACATCGTGTTGATGTATGGCGGCGCGATCGCCCTGGGCGTGGCACTGGAGCGTACGGGAGCGACGCGGTGGCTGCTCGACGCGGCGTTCGGCTCCACGCTGCAGCACCTTTCCCCCTACGTCGCCATCCTTGGGGCTGGCATCCTGGCCCTCCTCCTCTCCGAAGTGATGTCCAACGCGGCGGCGCTCGCCGTCGTGCTGCCACTCGCGTTCACGGTGGGTGCGGATGCGGGGGCATCGCCGGTGGCGATGGTGCTGGCCACGAGTTTTGGTGCCGGCCTCGATTTCATCTTCCCGATGAGCACGGCGCCGAACACCATCATCTTCGCGTCCGGGTACCTGCGCACGTCGGATTTTCTGCGGCTGGGCTCGGCAATGACCGTAGCATCGGTGGCGATCCTCGCCCTGGTGATCCGCTTCTGGTGGCCGATGATCGGGCTGCTCGCGCCATAG